From a region of the Pectobacterium aquaticum genome:
- the hslR gene encoding ribosome-associated heat shock protein Hsp15 produces the protein MVKATEQADDVVRLDKWLWAARFYKTRAIAREMIDGGKVHYNGQRGKPSKQVELNAEIKLRQGNEERTVIILAVSGQRRSAIEAQALYQETAASIEKREKLSQARKMNALTMPHPDRRPDKKERRDLIKFKYSDRE, from the coding sequence ATGGTGAAAGCTACCGAGCAGGCCGACGACGTCGTTCGTCTGGATAAATGGCTTTGGGCCGCCCGTTTCTATAAAACTCGGGCGATAGCTCGCGAAATGATCGACGGCGGCAAAGTGCACTATAACGGGCAACGCGGTAAGCCGAGCAAGCAGGTCGAACTGAATGCCGAGATCAAACTGCGTCAGGGCAATGAGGAACGCACTGTTATTATTTTGGCCGTCAGCGGCCAGCGCAGAAGCGCAATAGAGGCGCAGGCGCTGTATCAGGAAACAGCCGCAAGCATTGAGAAACGAGAAAAGCTGTCGCAGGCGCGGAAAATGAATGCGCTGACGATGCCACACCCCGATCGCCGACCGGATAAAAAAGAGCGACGCGATCTGATTAAATTTAAATACAGCGATCGAGAATAG
- a CDS encoding MFS transporter, with the protein MRLSGQVAFIIHFMFVVQLVAMGAMEMSGPFWPLHLESMSSGAELSIAGIAVYVGPMLGIMLTSAFWGRMGDRLGNKAMMIRALFGLALTQLGLAWANDIWTIVALRFIQGACAGYIAPAQAYGVAVVSPLQRTRLFAWLQVSTNVGSLLGAIVGGLILDYLNFFWINLSAAILCALCGITVALFLPHVAPEAPTAPPADAQAKALPRRRLWALSPIPGLLLISGLLLASRMIPQTPFSLYLNGVFQVDKWVIGLCYGLQATGVIVSASLWARYFENLSLSQTLSRLCVVMLACTIVTLTAATILNIAIFIPLYFLWGVLLGATTPVLMALISRAAGAGQQGYILGVAQSVSQFASIMGISLGGWVLYSPGLRSLFFCVGAAYLVTFLVSLMLLRRLRIQAEKHDSLSTKGNIENV; encoded by the coding sequence ATGCGCTTGAGCGGACAGGTCGCGTTCATCATCCACTTTATGTTTGTCGTACAGTTGGTCGCGATGGGAGCGATGGAGATGAGCGGACCGTTTTGGCCGCTGCATCTGGAAAGTATGTCATCCGGCGCGGAACTGAGTATCGCGGGGATTGCCGTGTACGTCGGGCCGATGCTGGGCATTATGCTGACCAGCGCCTTCTGGGGACGGATGGGCGACCGGCTGGGCAACAAAGCCATGATGATCCGCGCGCTGTTTGGGCTGGCGTTAACCCAGCTCGGGCTGGCGTGGGCAAACGACATCTGGACGATAGTCGCCCTACGTTTTATTCAGGGTGCCTGTGCGGGCTATATTGCGCCCGCGCAGGCGTATGGCGTCGCGGTGGTCAGTCCGCTACAGCGCACACGGCTGTTTGCCTGGCTTCAGGTATCTACCAACGTGGGATCGCTGTTGGGAGCGATTGTCGGCGGGCTGATCCTCGATTACCTGAACTTCTTCTGGATCAACCTGAGTGCGGCGATCCTCTGCGCGCTGTGCGGCATTACCGTGGCGCTGTTCCTGCCACATGTCGCCCCCGAGGCTCCTACTGCTCCGCCAGCGGACGCGCAGGCGAAAGCACTTCCCCGCAGGCGGCTCTGGGCGTTGTCGCCGATTCCCGGTTTACTGCTGATTTCCGGCCTGCTGCTGGCCAGCCGCATGATCCCGCAAACGCCGTTTTCCCTCTATCTGAACGGCGTCTTTCAGGTGGATAAGTGGGTTATCGGGCTGTGTTATGGCTTACAGGCGACCGGCGTGATTGTCTCTGCGTCGCTGTGGGCGCGCTATTTTGAAAACCTCTCGCTGTCGCAAACGCTGAGCCGCCTGTGTGTGGTGATGCTGGCCTGCACCATCGTGACACTGACGGCCGCCACGATTCTGAATATTGCGATTTTCATTCCGCTTTATTTCCTGTGGGGCGTGCTGTTGGGGGCGACGACGCCCGTTCTGATGGCGCTGATTTCTCGTGCGGCGGGGGCTGGGCAGCAGGGCTACATACTCGGTGTGGCGCAAAGCGTCAGCCAGTTTGCCTCGATTATGGGCATTTCTTTGGGGGGATGGGTTCTTTACTCCCCCGGACTACGTTCGCTGTTCTTCTGCGTTGGTGCCGCGTATCTGGTGACCTTTCTGGTCTCGCTGATGCTGCTACGACGCCTGCGGATACAGGCGGAAAAACATGACTCTCTCTCGACGAAGGGAAATATTGAAAATGTGTAA
- the yrfG gene encoding GMP/IMP nucleotidase: MNPHVNWHDIDTVILDMDGTLLDLAFDSYFWLQLVPQSLSEKRRISLEQAHQLIEQEYRAVQHTLSWYCFDYWSERLDLDIYQMTTDIGTRARLRDDTTPFLAALRECGKETILLTNAHPHSLAVKIEHTGLDQHLDLLLSTHTYGYPKENQRLWQAVQQQTGFDPARTLFVDDSEPILDAAKTFGIHYCLGVRNPDSGQQEKAFLQHPSMNDYLALLPALRHSVNAG; encoded by the coding sequence ATGAATCCCCACGTTAACTGGCACGACATCGACACCGTGATACTGGATATGGATGGCACGCTGCTCGATCTGGCGTTTGACAGCTATTTCTGGCTTCAACTGGTGCCGCAGTCGCTCAGTGAAAAACGTCGCATCAGCCTTGAACAGGCGCATCAGCTTATCGAACAGGAGTACCGAGCCGTTCAGCACACGCTAAGCTGGTACTGTTTCGATTACTGGTCAGAACGTCTCGATCTGGATATCTATCAAATGACGACGGATATCGGCACGCGAGCCCGATTGCGCGATGACACGACGCCGTTTTTAGCGGCACTGCGCGAGTGCGGTAAAGAGACAATTCTGCTGACCAACGCCCACCCACACAGTCTGGCAGTAAAAATCGAACACACGGGGCTGGATCAGCACCTTGATTTATTACTTTCCACCCATACTTATGGGTATCCGAAAGAGAATCAGCGCTTGTGGCAGGCCGTACAGCAACAGACTGGCTTCGACCCCGCCAGAACGTTATTCGTGGATGACAGCGAACCGATTCTGGATGCCGCGAAAACGTTCGGCATCCATTACTGTCTGGGTGTGCGTAATCCCGATTCCGGCCAGCAGGAAAAGGCATTCCTGCAACATCCGTCAATGAACGACTACCTTGCGCTGCTACCCGCCCTGCGCCACTCCGTTAACGCAGGGTAA
- the ompR gene encoding two-component system response regulator OmpR: MQENYKILVVDDDMRLRALLERYLTEQGFQVRSVANAEQMDRLLTRESFHLMVLDLMLPGEDGLSICRRLRSQSNPMPIIMVTAKGEEVDRIVGLEIGADDYIPKPFNPRELLARIRAVLRRQANELPGAPSQEEAIIAFGKFKLNLGTREMFRDDEPMPLTSGEFAVLKALVSHPREPLSRDKLMNLARGREYSAMERSIDVQISRLRRMVEEDPAHPRYIQTVWGLGYVFVPDGSKA, encoded by the coding sequence ATGCAAGAAAACTATAAAATTCTGGTTGTAGATGACGACATGCGTTTGCGGGCGCTGTTAGAGCGTTATCTGACGGAGCAGGGTTTTCAGGTACGTAGCGTAGCCAATGCTGAACAGATGGACCGTTTACTGACCCGTGAATCCTTTCACCTTATGGTGCTGGATCTGATGCTGCCGGGCGAAGATGGGTTGTCCATCTGCCGTCGCTTGCGTAGCCAGAGCAACCCAATGCCGATCATTATGGTGACGGCAAAAGGGGAAGAAGTCGATCGTATCGTCGGGCTGGAAATCGGCGCGGACGATTATATTCCTAAACCTTTTAACCCGCGTGAACTGCTGGCTCGTATCCGTGCGGTGCTGCGTCGTCAGGCGAATGAACTGCCGGGCGCGCCATCGCAAGAAGAAGCGATTATTGCGTTTGGCAAATTCAAGCTGAATCTGGGCACGCGCGAAATGTTCCGTGATGATGAACCGATGCCGTTAACCAGCGGCGAGTTTGCCGTGCTTAAGGCGCTGGTGAGCCACCCGCGTGAGCCTCTGTCGCGCGATAAGTTGATGAATCTGGCCCGTGGTCGTGAATACAGCGCGATGGAGCGTTCCATCGACGTACAAATTTCTCGTCTGCGCCGCATGGTGGAAGAGGATCCGGCGCACCCGCGCTATATCCAGACCGTGTGGGGTCTTGGCTACGTGTTTGTCCCGGACGGCAGTAAGGCATGA
- a CDS encoding ABC transporter substrate-binding protein, with product MCNRWTRQHCRRLLLSALLMVGLSPLVGQAEQTAQTSTVIKDVLGREVRVNTPVQRVMLGEGRQLYLVAMLDREDPAKRIVAWKRDLIQSDPATWHQYRDRFPQLAKIPTFDGTEKGTFDVEQAVSLKPDVIIMNIEAQRSIVDAGYDRILDSVGIPIVYVDFRYHPLKNTAPTMRLFGKLFNQEARAEAFLAFREAQLKRVSDVLAAKKPRSPRVFIERLGGYTDECCLTFGPDNFGKFVQLAGGDNVAAKNAPSTFMQMHPEQVIVENPEIVVITSGNFEAFVPGGRWIGLGPGQDRAEGRKRLEWFLGRPAYTNSVAKQQRAFHAIWHQFYNGPYDFIAIQQLAEWFHPDLFRDLNADDTFRQLHQQFLPVDYQPGYFVSLAQ from the coding sequence ATGTGTAATCGTTGGACGCGGCAACATTGCCGTCGGTTATTGCTGAGTGCGCTGTTGATGGTCGGCCTGTCGCCGCTGGTGGGGCAGGCTGAGCAAACCGCGCAAACCTCCACTGTCATCAAGGACGTGTTGGGGCGCGAGGTGAGAGTCAACACACCGGTGCAGCGCGTCATGTTGGGAGAGGGGCGTCAGCTGTATCTGGTCGCGATGCTCGATCGCGAAGATCCGGCGAAAAGGATTGTCGCCTGGAAGCGCGATCTGATTCAGTCGGATCCGGCAACATGGCACCAGTATCGTGACCGCTTCCCTCAACTGGCAAAAATCCCAACGTTTGACGGCACGGAAAAGGGCACGTTTGACGTGGAGCAGGCGGTGTCGCTCAAGCCGGACGTCATCATTATGAACATTGAGGCGCAGCGGTCGATTGTCGATGCGGGTTATGACCGGATACTGGACAGCGTCGGCATTCCGATTGTGTATGTCGATTTTCGCTATCACCCGCTGAAAAACACCGCGCCTACCATGCGTCTATTCGGCAAGCTGTTTAATCAGGAAGCACGTGCCGAAGCCTTTCTCGCATTCCGTGAGGCGCAGCTAAAACGCGTTTCCGATGTGCTGGCGGCGAAAAAACCGCGTTCCCCACGCGTTTTTATTGAGCGACTGGGTGGCTACACCGATGAATGCTGCCTGACGTTCGGCCCGGATAACTTCGGTAAATTCGTGCAATTGGCCGGTGGCGATAACGTTGCGGCGAAGAATGCGCCGAGCACTTTTATGCAGATGCACCCTGAACAGGTGATTGTGGAAAACCCGGAAATTGTGGTGATCACCAGCGGTAACTTTGAGGCCTTCGTGCCCGGCGGACGCTGGATTGGTCTGGGGCCGGGGCAGGATAGGGCGGAAGGACGTAAGCGTCTCGAATGGTTTCTGGGGCGTCCGGCCTACACCAACAGCGTCGCCAAGCAGCAGCGAGCGTTTCATGCCATCTGGCATCAGTTTTACAATGGCCCGTATGACTTTATCGCCATTCAGCAACTGGCCGAGTGGTTCCACCCAGACTTATTCCGCGATCTCAACGCGGATGACACCTTCCGCCAGCTTCACCAGCAGTTCCTGCCGGTTGATTACCAGCCGGGCTATTTCGTCAGTCTTGCGCAGTAA
- the envZ gene encoding two-component system sensor histidine kinase EnvZ translates to MMQWRFSPRSSFARTLLLIVTLLFVSLVTTYLVVLNFAILPSLQQFNKVLAYEVRMLMTDSLQLEDGSTLEVPPAFRREIYRELGISLYTNAAAEESGLRWAQHYKFLSDQMAQQLGGPTDVRVEVSKNTPVVWLKTWLSPDIWVRVPLTEIHQGDFSPLFRYTLAIMLLVIGGAWLFIRVQNRPLVELEHAALQVGKGIIPPPLREYGASEVRSVTRAFNQMASGVKLLADDRTLLMAGVSHDLRTPLTRIRLATEMMSKEDDYLAESINKDIEECNAIIEQFLDYLRTGQEMQTEMADLNAIMGEVVASESGYERQIDSEFATGELLVRISSLSIKRAVLNLVVNAARYGNGWIKVSTGRELQRVWFQVEDDGEGIAPDQLKHLFQPFVRGDSARTTSGTGLGLAIVQRIIDAHNGVLDVGSSERGGLCVRAYLPLLSDVAVADAGAAKES, encoded by the coding sequence ATGATGCAATGGCGCTTTTCTCCGCGCAGCTCATTTGCACGGACGTTGCTACTGATTGTCACGTTGTTGTTTGTCAGTTTGGTCACCACCTATCTGGTGGTGCTCAACTTTGCGATTCTGCCGAGTTTGCAGCAGTTCAATAAAGTGCTGGCATACGAAGTAAGAATGCTGATGACGGACAGTCTGCAACTGGAAGATGGCTCCACGCTTGAGGTGCCGCCTGCGTTCCGGCGTGAGATTTACCGCGAATTGGGTATATCGCTGTACACCAATGCGGCGGCGGAAGAAAGCGGCCTGCGTTGGGCCCAGCACTACAAGTTTTTGAGTGACCAGATGGCACAACAGCTGGGCGGCCCGACGGATGTGCGGGTTGAGGTCAGCAAGAATACGCCGGTGGTGTGGTTGAAAACCTGGCTGTCACCGGATATCTGGGTGCGCGTTCCCCTCACTGAAATTCATCAAGGCGATTTCTCGCCGCTCTTCCGCTATACGCTGGCGATAATGCTGCTGGTGATTGGCGGCGCGTGGCTATTTATTCGGGTGCAGAACCGACCCTTGGTTGAGCTGGAGCATGCGGCTTTGCAGGTCGGTAAAGGCATTATTCCGCCGCCGCTGCGTGAGTATGGCGCTTCCGAAGTGCGTTCTGTGACGCGTGCCTTTAACCAGATGGCCTCCGGCGTGAAGCTGCTGGCCGATGACCGCACGCTGCTGATGGCGGGCGTCAGCCACGATCTGCGTACGCCGCTGACGCGAATTCGTCTGGCGACCGAAATGATGAGCAAGGAAGATGACTATCTGGCGGAATCGATTAATAAGGACATTGAAGAGTGTAATGCGATTATTGAGCAGTTCCTCGACTACCTGCGTACCGGTCAGGAAATGCAGACGGAAATGGCCGATCTGAACGCCATTATGGGCGAAGTGGTGGCATCGGAAAGCGGTTATGAACGCCAGATCGACAGCGAGTTTGCTACCGGCGAGCTGCTGGTGCGTATCAGCTCGCTCTCAATAAAACGTGCTGTGCTGAATTTGGTCGTGAATGCGGCGCGTTACGGGAACGGCTGGATAAAAGTCAGTACTGGGCGTGAGCTACAGCGCGTCTGGTTTCAGGTAGAAGATGACGGAGAAGGCATCGCGCCCGATCAGTTGAAGCACCTGTTCCAACCTTTTGTGCGTGGCGACAGCGCGCGAACCACCAGCGGTACAGGGCTGGGGCTGGCGATTGTGCAGCGTATTATCGATGCGCACAATGGCGTGCTGGATGTCGGCAGCAGCGAACGCGGTGGGCTCTGTGTCCGCGCCTATCTGCCGCTGCTCTCGGACGTCGCGGTAGCGGATGCGGGTGCTGCGAAGGAGTCATAA
- the pckA gene encoding phosphoenolpyruvate carboxykinase (ATP), whose translation MQINGITPQALAAYGIHDVRDIVYNPSYELLFKEELSPTLQGYERGIETQLGAVAVDTGIFTGRSPKDKYIVRDDVTRDTVWWSDQGKGKNDNHPLSQETWTQLKQLVTTQLSGKRLFIIDAFCGANPDSRLSVRFVTEVAWQAHFVKNMFIRPSDEELEGFEPDFIVMNGAKCTNPNWQEQGLNSENFVAFNLTERIQLIGGTWYGGEMKKGMFSIMNYLLPLKGIASMHCSANVGEKGDVAVFFGLSGTGKTTLSTDPKRQLIGDDEHGWDDDGVFNFEGGCYAKTIKLSKEAEPDIFGAIKRDALLENVTVLADGTVDFNDGSKTENTRVSYPIYHIHNIVKPVSKACHATKVIFLTADAFGVLPPVSRLTSDQTQYHFLSGFTAKLAGTERGVTEPTPTFSACFGAAFLMLHPTQYAEVLVKRMKAAGAQAYLVNTGWNGSGKRISIKDTRGIIDAILNGSIDDAEMQTLPVFDLAIPTSLLGVNPDILDPRDTYASAEQWQEKADDLAQRFITNFDKYTDAPAGAALVKAGPKR comes from the coding sequence ATGCAGATCAACGGTATTACCCCGCAAGCCCTGGCTGCTTATGGAATCCATGATGTCCGCGATATTGTCTACAATCCCAGCTATGAACTGCTTTTTAAAGAAGAACTCTCTCCTACCCTACAAGGCTATGAACGCGGCATCGAAACCCAACTGGGTGCGGTAGCCGTCGATACCGGCATCTTTACCGGCCGTTCCCCGAAAGACAAATACATCGTGCGCGATGACGTGACCCGCGACACCGTGTGGTGGTCCGATCAAGGCAAAGGTAAGAACGATAACCACCCGTTGAGCCAGGAAACCTGGACGCAGCTGAAGCAGCTCGTCACCACACAGCTGTCTGGCAAGCGGTTGTTCATCATCGATGCCTTCTGCGGTGCCAACCCAGACAGCCGCCTCAGCGTACGTTTCGTCACGGAAGTGGCGTGGCAGGCGCATTTCGTCAAAAACATGTTTATCCGCCCGAGCGATGAAGAACTGGAAGGCTTTGAGCCGGATTTCATCGTGATGAACGGCGCAAAATGCACCAACCCGAATTGGCAGGAACAGGGGCTGAACTCCGAGAACTTTGTCGCATTCAACCTGACAGAGCGCATTCAGCTGATTGGCGGCACCTGGTACGGCGGCGAAATGAAGAAAGGGATGTTCTCCATCATGAACTACCTGCTGCCGCTGAAAGGCATCGCTTCCATGCACTGCTCGGCAAACGTCGGTGAAAAAGGTGATGTGGCGGTCTTCTTCGGCCTATCCGGTACGGGTAAAACCACGCTGTCCACCGATCCGAAACGTCAGCTGATTGGCGATGACGAGCACGGTTGGGACGACGATGGCGTCTTCAACTTTGAAGGCGGCTGCTATGCCAAAACCATCAAACTGTCTAAGGAAGCAGAGCCGGATATCTTTGGTGCCATCAAACGCGATGCGCTGCTGGAGAACGTCACCGTGCTGGCAGACGGTACTGTGGACTTCAACGACGGTTCCAAAACCGAGAACACTCGCGTTTCTTATCCGATCTACCACATTCACAATATCGTTAAACCGGTCTCCAAAGCGTGCCATGCCACGAAAGTGATCTTCCTGACGGCGGACGCGTTCGGCGTGTTACCACCGGTTTCTCGCCTGACGTCCGATCAAACGCAGTATCACTTCCTGTCCGGCTTTACCGCCAAGCTAGCAGGAACCGAGCGCGGCGTGACGGAACCCACACCGACCTTCTCCGCCTGCTTTGGCGCGGCATTCCTGATGCTGCACCCGACGCAGTACGCTGAAGTGCTGGTGAAACGCATGAAGGCGGCTGGCGCACAGGCCTATCTGGTGAACACGGGCTGGAACGGCAGCGGCAAACGTATCTCCATTAAAGATACACGCGGGATTATTGATGCCATTCTGAACGGCAGTATTGATGATGCAGAAATGCAGACGCTGCCTGTCTTCGACTTGGCAATCCCAACCTCGCTGCTTGGCGTCAATCCTGACATTCTCGACCCACGTGATACCTACGCGAGCGCCGAACAGTGGCAGGAAAAAGCGGACGATCTGGCACAGCGCTTTATCACCAACTTCGATAAATACACCGATGCTCCGGCAGGCGCAGCGCTGGTGAAAGCAGGACCGAAGCGGTAA
- the hslO gene encoding Hsp33 family molecular chaperone HslO, with translation MAHDQLHRYLFENYAVRGELVTVNETYQRILTNHDYPAAVQTLLGEMLVATSLLTATLKFSGDITVQLQGDGPLKLAVINGNHQQQMRGVARLQGDITPGSSLKEMVGNGYLVITITPTDGERYQGVVGLEGETVAECLESYFQQSEQLPTRLFIRTGQHEGKQAAAGMLLQVLPAQDTDRNDFDHLAQLTTTVKADELFTLPATEVLYRLYHQEEVTVYEPQDVEFRCHCSRDRCADALMTLSDQDVNEMIEQDGEIDMHCDYCGTHYLFNSLDIRAIRHDSSGNLLH, from the coding sequence ATGGCTCACGACCAACTACATCGTTATCTGTTTGAAAATTATGCCGTTCGTGGCGAATTGGTGACAGTTAACGAGACGTATCAACGTATTTTGACCAACCACGACTACCCAGCGGCGGTACAAACGCTGCTAGGCGAAATGCTGGTTGCCACCAGCCTGTTGACGGCCACGCTGAAATTCAGCGGCGATATTACCGTTCAGCTTCAGGGCGATGGCCCACTGAAACTGGCGGTGATTAACGGTAATCACCAGCAGCAGATGCGCGGCGTTGCCCGTCTGCAAGGGGATATCACTCCGGGGAGTTCGCTGAAAGAGATGGTTGGCAATGGCTATCTGGTCATTACCATTACGCCGACTGACGGTGAGCGTTATCAAGGCGTCGTCGGTTTAGAAGGTGAAACCGTTGCCGAATGTCTGGAAAGCTATTTCCAGCAGTCCGAGCAGTTGCCGACACGGTTGTTTATCCGTACCGGACAGCACGAGGGCAAGCAGGCCGCCGCTGGCATGCTGCTACAGGTATTGCCCGCGCAGGATACCGATCGTAATGATTTTGATCATCTGGCCCAGCTCACCACAACGGTCAAAGCTGACGAGCTGTTTACCCTGCCCGCCACCGAGGTACTGTACCGCCTTTACCATCAGGAAGAGGTAACCGTGTATGAGCCTCAGGATGTCGAATTCCGCTGTCACTGTTCGCGCGATCGTTGCGCAGATGCATTAATGACGCTGTCCGATCAGGACGTGAATGAGATGATCGAGCAGGACGGTGAAATCGATATGCACTGTGATTATTGCGGTACGCACTACCTGTTTAATTCGCTGGACATTCGCGCCATACGGCACGATTCATCAGGAAATCTGTTGCATTAA
- a CDS encoding intracellular growth attenuator family protein — MSTIFTLLAILLACLIVIGGLVGYRMRHLFLSAPPLPVSQSLPRRLTEDERIAVERYLAQENSQQTTPLNTPNAQPKLPRSLQSNRVYPITHTITRYGLSTDVQNKWRYYIDTQEIHLPPSWEPFITENNTVELIKTRSIPLVISLNGHSLTECLDDRPLAPLPSEVPVANASIRQEDSEHAELVTIRKETREEHAMHHSGGLKETAVLCVSFLLLFISLNSPIALLPWLIGTAALLASWSLWQLFRSPSAQELRDVHCLHGTPQGLGLFGESNQGPLGNISLGNIDLIYPPHWQPYITQDLGRKTDVDIYLNRQVIRQGEHLSLHDEVKYFPLQRWSRNLLLAVGSLLSLILLVTNVQLELPLKLSLAWLQGAQRIQATQVSDLETAQLRIGDTLAVRGNGMCYVPAGIHPVSAPSPYVFSPFDCSAIYWNKAAPLPLPESETIEKASALLKSVNNQLHPQADKEGQVNSQLASTIQKSGLILMKNFAEVVLRTQDLCRQENDCSRLKNALVNLSDVKNWNTLVKDANSGKLKGMNVVLPAVSAETLESLVNSSTNQFFYQEINHATESLNSPPPSGFLIRSDEGRQFVNHPLPQMPLNEYRPSDQWQELQRLAAMLLHTPFNATGVITQLNTDANGTQHISLHSEPDVITVWRYLGTCLLLLLFSATFTVNAVLTGIKMRKSQKRVTDIQRYYASRFNMMTNSFPDNRPQLPR, encoded by the coding sequence ATGAGCACAATATTTACCCTATTGGCGATATTGCTTGCCTGTCTGATCGTTATAGGAGGTCTTGTCGGCTACCGTATGCGTCACCTATTCCTGTCCGCTCCGCCGTTACCCGTTTCGCAATCGCTTCCCAGACGGTTAACTGAAGACGAACGGATCGCTGTTGAACGCTATCTGGCTCAGGAAAACAGCCAGCAAACTACGCCACTTAATACCCCCAATGCGCAGCCTAAACTACCGCGCTCCCTGCAAAGTAATCGGGTTTACCCCATCACTCATACGATTACACGCTACGGCCTGAGCACCGATGTTCAGAATAAGTGGCGCTACTATATCGATACACAAGAAATCCATCTGCCGCCCAGTTGGGAACCGTTCATTACCGAAAATAACACCGTCGAACTGATTAAGACACGCTCGATCCCGCTGGTCATTTCCCTAAACGGGCACTCGCTAACTGAATGTCTCGACGATCGTCCACTCGCTCCACTGCCGAGCGAAGTCCCTGTTGCGAACGCCTCCATCCGTCAGGAAGACAGTGAGCATGCCGAGCTGGTCACTATCCGTAAGGAAACGCGTGAAGAACACGCCATGCACCACTCTGGGGGCTTGAAGGAAACGGCCGTGCTCTGCGTGTCTTTTCTACTTTTGTTCATTAGCCTGAATAGCCCTATCGCCCTGCTCCCCTGGCTGATCGGTACCGCAGCATTATTAGCAAGCTGGAGCCTGTGGCAGCTTTTCCGCTCGCCATCCGCTCAGGAACTGCGCGATGTGCACTGCCTTCACGGCACGCCGCAAGGCTTGGGTCTGTTTGGCGAATCCAATCAGGGGCCGCTCGGTAATATCTCGCTCGGTAATATCGATCTGATTTACCCACCGCACTGGCAGCCCTATATCACGCAGGATCTCGGGCGAAAAACGGATGTTGATATCTATCTCAACCGACAGGTGATCCGTCAGGGAGAGCACCTGTCGCTGCACGATGAAGTGAAATATTTCCCGCTACAGCGCTGGAGCAGGAATCTGCTGCTGGCCGTGGGTTCACTGCTCAGCCTGATTTTACTCGTCACTAACGTACAGCTTGAACTGCCGCTCAAGCTCAGTCTGGCTTGGCTGCAGGGCGCACAGCGTATTCAGGCCACGCAGGTCAGCGATCTGGAAACCGCCCAGCTCCGCATTGGCGACACACTGGCTGTCCGTGGTAACGGCATGTGCTATGTGCCCGCAGGTATTCATCCCGTCTCCGCACCGTCGCCCTATGTGTTTAGCCCTTTCGACTGTTCCGCTATTTACTGGAATAAAGCCGCGCCGCTGCCATTGCCGGAATCCGAGACAATAGAAAAAGCCTCTGCCCTGCTGAAATCCGTCAACAACCAACTTCATCCGCAAGCGGACAAAGAAGGTCAGGTTAACTCTCAGTTAGCGTCTACGATCCAGAAATCAGGGCTGATTCTGATGAAAAACTTCGCTGAAGTTGTTCTGAGAACACAAGATTTGTGCAGGCAGGAAAACGATTGCTCCCGCCTGAAAAATGCGCTGGTGAACCTGAGCGACGTCAAGAACTGGAATACGCTGGTAAAAGATGCCAATTCCGGCAAGCTGAAAGGGATGAATGTGGTGCTGCCCGCCGTCAGCGCAGAAACGCTGGAGTCATTGGTCAACAGTTCCACCAATCAATTCTTCTATCAGGAAATCAATCATGCGACAGAGTCGCTGAACAGCCCGCCGCCCAGTGGATTCCTGATTCGCAGCGACGAAGGCCGACAGTTCGTTAACCACCCGCTCCCGCAGATGCCGCTGAATGAATATCGTCCCTCGGATCAGTGGCAGGAACTCCAGCGGCTTGCCGCGATGCTGTTGCATACGCCGTTTAATGCCACGGGCGTTATCACGCAGCTTAATACCGATGCCAACGGGACCCAGCACATCAGCCTGCACAGTGAACCCGACGTCATTACCGTCTGGCGCTATCTCGGCACGTGTCTGTTGCTGCTGCTCTTTTCTGCGACGTTTACCGTTAATGCGGTTCTGACCGGCATTAAGATGCGTAAAAGCCAGAAGCGAGTGACCGATATTCAGCGCTATTACGCTTCACGGTTCAATATGATGACGAATTCGTTCCCAGACAATCGTCCCCAGCTCCCCCGCTAA